The DNA segment GATATCAAATGATTCCGGCAATCCGGTGGTCAGTCTTTCCATTATCCTGTTTTTCATAATGACCTTGCAAGAGGGCACTTCAACGATGATCACGCCTAAAGGCATGTTCTGCAGCACTGCCTCCAGCCTTCTTCGCCCCGATTCCAGCTGTTTAAGTAATTTCTCTTTCTCCCTGTCAGCCTCTATACGCTCGGTAATATCCTGTATAGTGCCAAACATACGGACAGGTTTTCCGGACTTATCAAAAATGGCTTCCCCAACGTCTTGAACTATACGCTCGACACCATCAGGCCTGACGATACGGTAATTTATACTATAGGGAGTTCCTTTTTTAGCTATTTCATTAGAATGTTCAACAATTTCCCTATCATCTTCATGGACAAAGGATAAAAAAGTCTCCAGTGTAATAAACTCCGCAGGCTTCTGGCCAAGTATCCTGAAAAATTCATCACTACAGGTCGCCCTGTTTTTCTCAATGTCCCAATCCCAGTTACCGATATGAGCTGTATGCTGTGCGCGCGCCAGATCTATCTCGCTCTTGCGAAGCGCTTCTTCTGCACGCTTTCTCTCAGTGATATCTTCTATCATGGGCAAGAAATATAGCGGGCGCCCGTCAGGACCTGTTATCATTCGAACGGAGATGTTCACCCAGACAGCATTACCGTCCTTGCGTATGTACCGCTTCTCCTTACTAAAATGAGCTATCTCGCCTGATAACAATTTTTTTACTTTATCCATATCATCAGTCAGATCATCGGGATGAGTTATATCGGGAAAGCTTAAAGATAGTAATTCTTCACTGGAATATCCCAGAATGCGGCAAAGTTCAGGGTTGACTCGAGTAAAACGATAATCTAAAGAAACGATCGCACTCCCTATCGGAGACTGGTCAAATAAACGCTTAAACGTCTCCTCATTCTTTATCAACGCCTGTCTCGCATGTTTGGTATCGGAATTTTCGTAAAGTCTCCATTCACCGTTATTTTTAGAAAAAGCGTATTGATGAGTGTTCAGGATATCCATGACATCGCATGCATCGCACTTATCAAGAGAATATGAGCAAATGGCAAGCATACGGTAATCACGAATTATACTGTTGACCTCTTTTTCATAATCCATGAAGTCATTCCATGACGATCTATTAAGCCAGAAAACGTTACCGGTAATTCTCAGGCCATCATAACCCCGATCAAGCGCTTCCTTTAACTTTTTGATCCAGCCGTTCAGGACTTGTTTTAAGTTTAATATGCCATCGGCAAGATACCACTCATTATATGGTATGATCTCTATCTGTCCCTTTTTTACGTACTCATCATAATCCGGTACGGCCGATCTCATAGACGCTTTAACGTCATCCCCGATGAACGGCTCCGAGGTTATACACATGCAGTATTCATTGCTCTTCAGACCGGTTACAAGATAGGGAACAATAATTTCCATTAGATCATCCCTGGTTTTATAAAATAGACAGAAATGAGTTCCCCAGGGGACCTTTCCTATCTTTTCAATGCCGGTTTCTCTATCTTCTTCCTTCATTTTACCCACTGCATATGTTAATACTCTCCAGTAAAAAATGAAACAAAAAAATATTATTTGATACTATTTAAAAACTTTCGTTTAAAATAAATGCTTATTATATTATCTATTTTTCTTTTATGGCTCTTATAAAACAAAGATGAGAAAAATAGTCGATAAAATGATATTATATCCTCATATTTTTGTGGCCCGTACGATCACCACATAGCCTCCATCAATTGGTTTTGTAATCGATACAACATCTCTCGTAACAGGTTCGGGAATATTAAATTCATTATCGTTCTAAGGCTGGCAGCAAGACCACGAACTTCGCGCCCTTAGTATGATCACCCGGCACCCGATCCTCAACCCATACCCTTCCATTGTAGCTTTCTACGAGCGATTTGACCAGATATAATCCGAGGCCCATGCCTTTCACCTTGATAGATCCCTTTAGCAATCGCTTGAAAACTCTAGCCTTGAATTCATCGGGGATGCCCGTACCGTTATCCTCAACTATCACACGACAATATCGAATGCCTTTCTCCTCTACTGAGTCCAGGTCTATTCTAATATCAGCGTAGTCCCCGGTGTGCTTGATAGCATTACTCACAAGATTTGCAAACACGTCGTGTAACAGCTCGTTCGCCCCGACCCAATAATGCTCGCATCCGTTCAGGTTCAAGGTGATCGTCTTTTTGGTCATCGCCCCGAACTCCCGCTGCACATCCGAGAGTATATTCGCCAGGTCGACCTCCTTGTTCTGGAATGCACCGTCCTGGAGCTTCTGCAGCTTCCTCACGTTCTTGATCAGCAGGGCGCTCCGCTGTAGCACCTCTATGGGCTTATCCAGAAGCTCCCTTTCGCATTCTTCAGCCTGCATATCCCGCACAAGCTCGAGATAGCCCAGCGCGATCTGGTGCATGTTGTTGATATCATGGCCCATCAAATCGAGATACAACTCAGCCTGCTGTTTTGCGACTGTCAGCTCTTCCTCAACCCGCTTGCGCTCGGTGATATCATGAACGGTTCCATGTAGTTTTAACGGCTTACCATTATTAAAAATTACTTTACTACGGACCTGTATATTTATTACTGAGCCGTCTCTTCGGAGGATACGATGCTCGTTAGGCTCAACTTTCGCATCGTTAACCACCGTCATTATTTTTCCCAACGCTTCATTCCTATCGTCAGGGTGAATAAAGCTGACATATGCATCGAAGGATGGTTGTATTTGCCCCGGACATAAGCCAAGGATGCGATAAAGCTCATCAGACCAGGTTAATACATGATTGTTTATATCCCATGTATAACTACCAATGTGCGCGACTTCCTGGGCGGCGGCAAGATTATATTCGCTTTCCCGGAGTGCTTCCTCAGCCCGCTTTCTCTCGGTGATGTTATCGAAAACAGTGGTGAAGTATCCCCTTTCTGTACTGTACACTGAGATCGAAAACCATGCTGCAAGAGGCTTGAACTCGATCTCAAACATCTCAGGCCGGCCGGTCAGAGCGACTCTTCCATATATCTCAAATAATTCAGGATGTAACTCTTTGATCCCGGGAAATATCTCTGTAGCCTTTTTACCGACTACATTTTCCAGCCCTATCAGCCTTCCGAACGCGTTATTGACGTTGATGTAGACAAAATCGATCGGATTTCCACCGTTATCAAATTGCATCTTGCAGTAGGCAAACCCATTCATCATATTTTCGAATAGTGAGCTGTAACGCGCTTCGCTCTCCCGCAAAGCCTTCTCCAGCGGTATTTCCACATAGCCACCGGTCATCTTCAGGCTCCGGACGGCTACGAGCATATACAACCCGCCAAGGAACTGGCCTCCCCGTCCGACCCAGCTCAGAAGCGTGGCCGGGCTGCCCTCGATGATCAACGTACCCATGCCCAGGCCGATCAGTAACAAGCCCAAACCATACCATAGCAGAAACGGCGTACGGGACTCGCGATACAGGAAGCCGATGCTTGCGAATGCGATGACGAACTCGGCAACCGTTGCGAAGAGGACTACCTGGCGCAAGAGAGTAAATCCCTGCCCGTCTACATAGAACGCCGGAAAAGCCCCGACCAGGGCGCCCGCGACCAGTATACTCATGATCATAAACATTCCCGGATAAGCTAAGCCCAACTGACGAGTGGTGGTTGACAACATGTTCTCGCGAGGTCTCTCCGCTAACGCCCAGTAGGAACTTCCCAGGAAGCATAGTCCCGTCAGAAAGACGCCCATATTGTGGACTGTGACGGCCGCGTTCAGGTCCCACAGCAAGTTTCCAGCGAGCAGGTAAGTGATGGCAAACGCCATCATGCCACAACCCATGAACAATACAGCCCTGGAGCCCGTATTCAGATAGCTTCGCGCGGCCAGATATACAATGAGAAGCGAGGCCGAACCACAGAACAGGGTGTTGAGCGTGGTCAGAAGCACCGGATACTCATAGGTAGTCTTGATGCCTGATGAATAGAAAATAGCAATTGCTGCTGCCATTAACAGGATAGGTGCCCATATCAGCCTTTCCCACAATAAAGCCGGAGATTTTTCTATGATCCTGTCATCATCCGTTTTTCTTAATGAGATAATGTCAATCCTCATAGAAGCCACATTAAGAAATGAATAATATACGTAATAAAATAATAAATAATTTTTCTTTAATCGATTATCTTTCAATATATTGACACTATAGCGATATTTTTTATGATCTGTTAACTAATAGTTACAGTAAATTGCCAGTTTATTATGTCGAGGTTATAAGGATAAAGGGTCCATAAACGGTTTTAGGATTGCTCTGAATAGCATAGGTCAATTGTTACATATAAAGAGAACACGTGTAATTTTGACTGGCTCGATAACAATTTAACAATTAATGATAGCGCTAACTAAGAATAAGTAAATGAGATTTTACGCTGACAATACGAACGATAAAGATCGTTATTTATGAACCCCTTTATGGATTAATTTTATCTTTTTGACAGCATGAATATAGGGAAACGCTAAATAATTTAAGTAGTATCCAATCATCATCAGTTAAAATAATTGAGGCAATTCCGATGAAGTTCGATCCGGAACAGGTTAAGACAGAGACCAAAGAGGATTTTGACAAGGCGTGGAGCGAGAGCACTAAATATCTGACGCCGGTGGACCCAGTTAAAGACTATTCTATGAAAATGGAGCAGGGTAAAGCCCACCCCGTCTATGAAACGATGAACAGGCTCCGCGAAGCTTACATTAATCTGGGGTTCGAAGAGATGGTGAACCCCATCATAATTGAGGAAAGCGACATTTTCAAGCAGTTCAACTACGAAGCGCTGGCCGTCCTGGACCGCGTATTCTACATAGGAGGGCTGCCGAGGCCTAACGTAGGCATATCCGATGAAAGGTTCGCGCAGATAGAGGAGATCTTCGGCAGGAAACTGACGGAGGAAGATAAAGAGACCATACGCACCATCTTGCACAAGTACAAGAAAGGCGAAATAGAGGGAGACGACCTTGTCGCCGACCTGGCAGCAGGGCTGAACGTACAGGACTCTAAGATAGCGGTCATGATCGACCATGTCTTCCCTGAGTTCAAAAAGCTCGAGCCGGTATGCTCGAGGAAGACCCTGAGAAGCCATATGACCTCCGGCTGGTTCATTTCGCTTGAGGCTTTAGTGAACAGGCGCAAAACACCCGTAAAATTATTCTCGGTAGACCTTGTTTTCAGGAGAGAGCAGGAAGAGAGCGCAGACCGTCTCAGGGCCTATCACTCCGCTTCATGCGTAATAATGGACCCCGACGTAAACGTCGAGCACGGCAAGGCTGTCGCTGCCGGCCTGTTAAAGCAGTTCGGTTTCTCGGACTTTAAGTTTAAGCCGGACGATAAGCGCAGTAAGTATTACACCCCCGACACCCAGATAGAGGTGTACGGATACCACCCGGCATTAAAGGGCAGCAACACTAAGTATAAGGACGGCTGGGTGGAAATAGCGACTTTCGGAATATACTCCGCCACTGCACTTTCACAGTATAATATCCCGTACCCCGTCATGAACCTGGGCCTGGGCGTAGAAAGGCTTTCCATGATATTATACCAGGCAAAGGACATGAGAGACATGGTGTACCCGCAGTTCCAGGAAGAATGGGTACTGGGCGATAAGGAGATCGCGGATATGATCTCTATAGAGATGCAGCCTTCGACCAGAGAGGGCCATGACATCGCAATGTCGATAATAGCTACTTGCGAGCGCCACGGCACAGATGCCAGCCCGTGCGTGTTCGAGGCCTGGTCAGGCACCCTGAACGGAAAGAAGCTAAAGGTGACCGTATCAGAGAAAGAGGAAAATAAAAAGCTCTGCGGCGGCGCATTCTTGAACGAGGTGTACGTGCTGAACGGTAACGTATACGGTATACCGAAGGGCAACCCGAAATTCAAGGAGATAGAGGAAAAAGGCGTAAGCACCGGTATAAGATATATCGATGCCATTGCCAACGCAGCTGCCAGAAACATAGAGGAAGGCGTCTATGAGACCTCGGTAAAGATGTCCAGGGCGCCCGGCGACGTCAACGTCCTTATAGACCCTGTCGCGCTTAGATACATTCAGGGTAAGAAGAACAAGATAGACTTCCGCGGACCTGTCTTTACTTCAGTAGAGACCGAGATAACCGGGGAATAAGGTTTAAAGCTTTAAAATAAATCCTCGTTTGTGAACGTAAAGGAACTATACGAGGAGCAAAAAGAACTTGCAAAGCAGGCAATTCTGGTCGACTCTTTCGATAAGATGGAACTCATCGGAGGGGTTGACTGCGCTTATTTTGAAGATAACGTGATCAGCGGCGCTGTCGTTATTGACTATAATACCTTCGAGCTGGTCGATAAGGCTTACGATGTCTTAAAAGTTGATTTTCCATATATTCCAGGGTTACTTGCATACAGGGAAGCAGTGCCTATGATGGCAGCAGTCAAGAAACTGAAGATAAGACCGGATATATTAATGGTTGATGGGTTCGGTACAAACCATCCGAGAAGATGCGGCATTGCCACATATATAGGCATAAAACTTGACATACCTGCAATGGGCGTAGGAAAAAGTTACATGTACGGAAAAGTCGAAGAAGATGAGATCTACCAGGATGGCGAGAAGGTCTGCCAGCTTTTATACTCCAGGAAAAGTAAAAGGCCTGTTTACATTTCTCCGGGGCATAGAATATCCCTCTCTACCAGCGTGGACATAGCCAGACACTTCATGGATGGCGGAAGGATACCTCTGCCGGTTAAGCTTGCAGATGAATATGTGGCTGACATAAAACAAAAAATATTGAAAACGGTACATACTTAGTCGTTCGTCAATTAAATCAGATTTTTAATTAATCTTTTTACCATGAAACGCACAAAGGCGAACAAGGAACACAACACTGCTAACCACAAAGCGCACAAAGGCGAACAAGGAACACAACACTGCTAACCACAAAGCGCACAAAGGCGAACAAGGAACACAACACTGCTAACCACAAAGCGCACAAAGGCGAACAAGGAACACAAAGGACTTCTTTTAGAAGATTATCCTATACTTAAAAAAATTTGTGTACTTTAATCGCCTTCGTGCGCTTCGTGGTTAACAGTTTAGTGTTCCTTGTTCGCCTTCGTGCGCTTCGTGGTTAACAAAATTAGTGGACTTTTGAGCTTTTTGTAATTAATTTGCCAGAGTTATAATCTTGCTATAAAAAGAAAGATAAAAGGGGTAAACCCCTTTACTCACTTGTTCTTTGCCTTTAAGTACGGCATCAGTCCGCCCGCTTCGAGTAGCTGCTGCATGAACTCGGGGATAGGCTTGAACGGGAATGACTTGCCGGTAGTGTGGTTAACGATGACGTTCTTATCGAAGTCAACCTCAAGCTCGTCTCCCTGCTTCGCATTCTTCGAGATGTCCTTGCACTCGATCAGCGGTAAGCCGATGTTGAACCCGTTCCTGTAGAATATCCTGGCGTATGAATCGGCTATGATGCAGGAAACGTCGCATGCGAGTATGACCTGCGGTGCCTGCTCTCTCGATGAGCCGCAGCCGAAGTTGTTAGCCGCCACAAGTATCGGGTTCTTGACCTTCTGCGAGTCCTCGTAGAATGTCGGGTCGATAGACTCGAAAGCGTGCACTGCGAGCTTCTTAAGGTCGAGCTCGTCGTACTTATACTTGCCAGATATGACCTCGTCAGTGTTGGTGTCGGGAGGGTATATCCTGAGCACCTTTGACTTAATGTTCTTTAAAGCCATCTTAGAGCACCTCCCTCGGGTCGGTGACCTTGCCGTATATCGCGCTGACAGCTGCGACAGGCACGTTCGATAGGTAGATCTCTGACTTGTTGTTGCCCATGCGTCCCTTGAAGTTCCTGTTCTGAGTCGAAAGGACCTTCTCGCCGTCGCCTAGCGCCACTGTCCTGCCTATGCAGAATCCGCAGCCCGGCGGGCATACGGCTGCACCAGCCTCAATAAGTGTCTGGATGTAGCCAGCCTTCATAGCTTCCATCATAACGCCCCTGCTTGCAGCGTATACGACTAAGCGGGTGTCCTTGTGGACCTTCTTGCCCTTTAATATCTCAGCCGCTACCTTCAGGTCTTCCAGCCTGCCGTTCGTACATGAGCCTATGCAGACCTGCTGCAGCTCCATTCCCGCGAAGTCGGTAACAGGCTTAACGTTGTCAACCCTGTGCGGGTATGCGATGTACGGGACTAATTTTGATGCGTCGATATGAAGTTCATCCTTGTATACAGCGTCCTTATCGGCAGAGAGTTCCTTATATTCATTCTCTCTTCCGTGTTTAGCCAGGAACTGCCTTACTTTTTCGTCCGACGAGCATAATCCTACCTTACCGCCTGCCTCTATCGCCATGTTGGACATGACAAGCCTGGAGTCGACGGTCATGTTCTTGACAGTGCTGCCGGTGAATTCCATTGACATATAAGTGGCACCGTCGGCAGTGATCTCCTTTACGATGTGAAGGAACACGTCCTTGGATGTGACATGTTCGGGTAACTCGCCGTCGATCTGGAACTTGAACGATTCGGGCACACGTAGCCAGGTAGTACCATATGCCATGATCGCGCCTACATCCGTAGAGCCCATCCCGGTACCGAATGCCGCTAATGCTCCATGGGTACATGTGTGGCTGTCGCCACCGATGATGATCTTACCCGGAGCGGAGAACTTTTCCGCGACTATCTGGTGACAGATGCCGTCGCCGTTCTCGAAGAAGTACGGCATATTGTTCTCGCGGGCGAACTTTCTCATGAATATCTGGACGTTGGAGACCTGTTCGCTCGGGGAAGGAGATGCGTGATCGCAAATACCGCCCACTTTTAACGGGTCGAAAACCTTCCTGGTGCCAAGTTCTTTTTCCATCTGCTGAATTGCCAGAGGCATGGTACCGTCATGAGAGAAGACGAAATCCACAGGCACGGTGACTATGTCGCCCGGAATAGCCTCGGTCCCGCTTTTCTCCGATAATATTTTTTCTGCTAGCGTCTTGCCCATCTTTTTTCACCTGGAATTGAGGTTGTGTATGCTTAAGCGCTGTGTGCATATAAAGTTTCTTATGTACGGATATGTACATTGAAGCACGACAGCAAACACATGTTATAAAAGTCATTTTTTCGTACCTTGATCCGGGTACGCTCTTAACCGGTATGGGGTTTTGATTGATGATATAATACGTTTTTGGTTTGTTTAACAATATTATTTTGGTTCTACTACGATTTTTGGGATGATGTTTTATTGTTTCTTTCGGATGGCAGGTAGATACTAATTTCACAGAGACACAGAACCACTAAAATTTTTTTAGGATTTTTAAGGGCGCTAAAGCTCTAAGAAGTTACTCACCAAACCACTAATGCTCTAGTATCACAGTCAACGCACTAACGTCCCAAACGCCCGACTCAACGCTCAAAGTGCACAAAGACACTAACGCTAAAACAAGGCCCGAACCTCCCCAAAGCACGAAAATTTAAACCACTGTTTGTGTCGTGCCTTATTGATCATCATTATATCCGGTATGTTCGGTCGTGTTAAACGGAAACCGCGCTATTGAACTTTGGTGGTTTGGAGAGGTTCGGGTCTTGTTTTAGCGTTAGTGAATTAGAGAGTTTAGTACGTTGAGTCGGGCGTTTGGGACGTTTGAGCGTTGACGGTGATACTAGAGCATTAGAGATTTCGTGAGTATGTTTTTGGTGCTTTAGAGACCTTAAAAAATCATAAAAAAAATTAGTGGTTCTGTGTTTCTGTGAAATTAGTATCTACCTGCCATCCGACAGGCATAATTAAAAATTCCCAAAATCTAAGAAGAACCATAAAAATTAAAGAACAATATACTCATTTTCCTGTCGCAGTAAACACCTATTTCACGGAATCAAGATAAGCATACTTTATATAGCCATTTTAACGCGAAGGTTTACTATGTCGCAGTACATATTTTTTTAATAAACAGGCAGTTATATATGAGATGCCAACAATCCTACTAGACATTGATTGGTGAGTTATATGGAAGCTATGAGGGAGATTGAGCTAAAGGGTCATATTATCGACTCCTTTTTGCTGCCCAAAGTCTTCGACAAAGTAATGGATATGAACGGCGAGTTCGAGATAATACAGTTCGACATCGGCAGGCAAAAGACCGACACGAGCTACGCTCGCCTTATGATAAAAGGAAGAGACCAGGATCACCTGGAGAACATAATAAGCGAACTACACAGGCTCGGGGCCCAGCTCCCGGAAGCCGAGGACGTAGTCACCGAGACCGCTATCAAGGATAGGGTAGTACCGAAAGGTTTCTATTCTACGACCAACCATCCGACGTATGTTAAGATAAACGGGGAATGGAAGAAGGTAGAGAACCAGAAAATGGACGCCATGATAGTGATCACGGACGATCATGCCTTATGCACAACAATAGGCCATATCAAGAAAGGCGACAGAGTAGTGGTCGGTAAGAAAGGCATACGTGTCATCCCGCCCGAAAGGCCGAGGGGGCACAGCATTTTTGAGTTCATGGACAGCCAGGTATCCTCTGAAAGGCCTTCACAGTCACTGATAAAACAGATAGCCGAGGAGATACTGGAAGTAAAACAGGACGGCGGAAAGATCGTAATAGTCGCCGGTCCCGCGGTAGTACATACCGGCGGGCAGCAGGCTCTTGCAGAGTTGATCAGGAACGGCTATGTGGACGTCCTGCTCGCAGGCAATGCGCTGGCAGTGCACGATATCGAGTATAACCTTTACGGCACATCGCTCGGGATGGACCTCAATACGGTAGAACTGGCTCCCGAGGGACATAAGCACCACATATATGCCATCAGCGAGATCTGCCGCGCAGGCTCTATAAAGGACGCGGTAGAGCAGGGGATCCTTACAGGCGGCATCATGTATGAATGTATCAAGAACAACGTGCCGTTCGTCCTCGCCGGGTCGATAAGGGACGACGGGCCGTTGCCTGACGTCATCACCGATACCATGAAAGCGCAGGACATGATGAGAAAGGCGATACAGGACGCTGACATCGTGCTTATGATGTCTACGATGCTTCATTCGATCGCGACAGGGAACTGCCTGCCGTCGACCGTAAGAACGATCTGCGTGGACATCAATCCGGCTACCGTCACTAAACTCATGGACCGCGGCAGCGCCCAGGCCATCGGGATAGTCACGGATGTAGGAACGTTCCTGCCATGGCTTGCTGAAGAGCTGGCCCTGCTTAAAAAGCAAAAAGCCCAGGGCAAATGAGCTATAAGATGGGTGATCCCATCGCTCTTTTTTATTTTTCAAGCTTTTAAGTAAAATGATAGAATATTTATATTATCCGAATTAAAAGAATGAATCCTTTCACCACTATATATTTTTTTAACCTATTTTTTAGTTAAACTTTATCGGCCTCTGGCAGGATCACAATAAACCTGCTGCCTTTAGAAGGGTGTCCGGGGACCCGGTCCTCCACCCACACTTTCCCTTTAAAACCTTCCACAAGGGTCTTCACAATGTACAGGCCAAGCCCCTTACCGATCATTTCATGCCCTTTTTCTCCCCGCAAAAATATCTTGTTTTTTTGCCTGTCTGATATACCCGGACCATTATCATCTACGATGACCTTATAATAGTCATTCCCCTCAGCATCAGTCTTTTCAAGCATTATGTCTATGACCAAAGGCTTATCCGGATTGGCATGTTTTATCGCGTTCCCCACGAGATTGTTAAATATGTCCTTTACAAGTTCACTTGCGTATACATAACTCCCTTTTAAGGGCTTGTAAGTGATATTGATGTCCCTGCCCGGAACGTGTAAATAGTCTTCTTTAACCTCTGTCAGTATTTTATCAAGGTCTACACGCTCAAGAGATAGAATATCTGTCTTGATCTGCTTTATCTTGCTAACGTTGCCTATAAGCCTTGAACTGTTCTTCAGGGTCTCTAACGGCTTTTCAATTAAAAAGCCGTTATCCTGTTCAAGTTTTCCTTCAAGGTCAATGATATCCAGGGATAGTTCAAGGAAACCCATTGCTATCTGGTTCATATTGTTTATATCATGGCTCATAAGATCCACGTAAAGATCTGACTGGGCCTTGGCTTCCTCCAGCGCTTTTTCAGCGCATTTACGCTCATATATCTCGCCGATCAGTTTTGCAGAAGTTTGCAGCCGGTTCCTGGCGATGTCAATTATGAACTTAGGGCGCGACTCATATTCGTCGGCGAGTTTCTTAAGCTCCATAGCGTTAACATTATATTTTTTAGCTATTTCACCCAATTTTTTAGGGTCTTTTGGCGGGTCGCCATAACCGATGTTTATTGCGCCTACGATCTCGTTTCCCGCCCGGATCGGGACACCGTACAGCCTGATGCCCCCGTGACATTCAATATCCACAGGCCTGCCCGTCTCAATGGCCACTTTTGCATTTTCTGTCCAGCATGATTCATGGCAAAGCCACTTTCCGCGTTCTAGCGCCTCCGTGTTAATATCAGTGTCGCAAAGGTCTCGTGAAGCCTTATCCAGGAACCTGCACCAGCCTGAGCAAAATATTCCCTGCGCATAGTCACCGTTCTTTTCATATACTGCCGAAGAAGTATCAAGAAGGTCCAGAAAATCGCTTACGATATCGCTTAATATTTCTTCGCCAACAGAATCCAGTAGTTTACGACAGGTATTAAGCTCAAGCAGATTTCCGTATGGCGGCTCATACTTGTTCGATCTTTGACTGTTGATCTTAGGTTCCACGCTTTTCTTTAATAGCCATTCTAGCCTTTTCAGCTCTTCTTCAGCTTTTTTGCGATCGGTAATATCGCGGATATGCTCGACGACGCCTACTACATTATCCCCGGTATCGATCAGGGGAAAAGAATGAATTTCAACCCATCCGTCTGTCCTGTCAGGTCGGATATAAGACGCAATGTGTGTCTGGATGGTCTTTGTTTTCATGGCTTTAATGCAGGGACAGTTTTCACATGCTTCTTTTTTCCCATGATAAGCTTCAAAACACTTTTTGCCTAAAATAGGCATGCTATGAGAGTACAATTCTTCCATTTTAGGATTTATCCTGATGATATTCAAATCCTTATCCAGGATACTGATACCGTCCTGGATACAGTTAAAAACGTTCTGAAGAAATTGTTCTCTATCATGAAGAGCCTTTTCGGCTTTTTTTCTTTCGATATCGGCTTCCTTAAGTACCGATAACTGCTCATGAAGCATTTTTAGCTCATTAAGCAAAAGATCTTTAGAACCATTACTATCCGGGCTATCCCCACCTGAACCTGAACACATCGGTCATCGCAGTTTTAGTTGTATATTCTCAATAATATAAAACGTTGAGGGTAAACATATGACAGGTAATCGCCGTTTGAACGAATATAATAGTTTGTAAAAAAAAGAAAAAAAGGAAAAGGAAGATCTAATCCTTACTTGTCATGGTCTTGTAGAGGAAGTATGCAGAACCTCCCCACAGGACCGTTGCTCCGAAAAGGAACATTAAAATGGCTGATAGTTCCATCTTTGATCCTCCTTAGGCATCGACGCCCGAGTCACTTTTTGTAATCTTTCCCTGCTTGCCGTTCATATCGGACTCGTCGTCATTCTGCTCCTTCTCTACAAACTCATCCCAGGATTCGACCTTCTTAGGCCACGGAAGGAACGGAAGCGCGAAGGATACTATGAAGCTTAACGCCACGACTCCAAGACCAAGGTAAAGGTATATCCACTCATATCCGCCATAACCTTCTGACAGGAAGGTCAGTGTATACTGAGCGAGTATGACCAGAAGGATCAAGGGTGCTATTATGCCTACGACATACTTCCAGAGCTTTCCGATCTTGAGCTCCGACCTGCTGTCGATATATGTTACGAGCTTGTCTCCTTTACATATCCATATCGCGACGAGCACTTCAAGGATGCCCACGAT comes from the Methanooceanicella nereidis genome and includes:
- a CDS encoding PAS domain S-box protein, producing MKEEDRETGIEKIGKVPWGTHFCLFYKTRDDLMEIIVPYLVTGLKSNEYCMCITSEPFIGDDVKASMRSAVPDYDEYVKKGQIEIIPYNEWYLADGILNLKQVLNGWIKKLKEALDRGYDGLRITGNVFWLNRSSWNDFMDYEKEVNSIIRDYRMLAICSYSLDKCDACDVMDILNTHQYAFSKNNGEWRLYENSDTKHARQALIKNEETFKRLFDQSPIGSAIVSLDYRFTRVNPELCRILGYSSEELLSLSFPDITHPDDLTDDMDKVKKLLSGEIAHFSKEKRYIRKDGNAVWVNISVRMITGPDGRPLYFLPMIEDITERKRAEEALRKSEIDLARAQHTAHIGNWDWDIEKNRATCSDEFFRILGQKPAEFITLETFLSFVHEDDREIVEHSNEIAKKGTPYSINYRIVRPDGVERIVQDVGEAIFDKSGKPVRMFGTIQDITERIEADREKEKLLKQLESGRRRLEAVLQNMPLGVIIVEVPSCKVIMKNRIMERLTTGLPESFDISYYDKLKLFRADGKQYRIDELPLVRSIKNGEVIIGEEIQVPSCEGGYKAFSINSTPIYDDAGNIVNGVAIVVDVTDKKRAENELFSAKAQTELYVDLMGHDINNLNQIAMGYLELVHEIIELEGFLDKDHASLLEKPVESLKSSSRLIDNVRKLQREKMGHYEPGFIDVGEVLKDVKSQYESVEGRDIMINYTPVSGYLVNANELLWDVFSNLVGNAIKHSSGPLTIDIGVSHIHDNGAGEFYKVMIDDNGPGITDALKSKLFDRLNLINTRARGKGFGLCLIKMLVDDYNGKFWVEDRVPGDHTQGCRFVVMLPAVVK
- a CDS encoding ATP-binding protein — its product is MRIDIISLRKTDDDRIIEKSPALLWERLIWAPILLMAAAIAIFYSSGIKTTYEYPVLLTTLNTLFCGSASLLIVYLAARSYLNTGSRAVLFMGCGMMAFAITYLLAGNLLWDLNAAVTVHNMGVFLTGLCFLGSSYWALAERPRENMLSTTTRQLGLAYPGMFMIMSILVAGALVGAFPAFYVDGQGFTLLRQVVLFATVAEFVIAFASIGFLYRESRTPFLLWYGLGLLLIGLGMGTLIIEGSPATLLSWVGRGGQFLGGLYMLVAVRSLKMTGGYVEIPLEKALRESEARYSSLFENMMNGFAYCKMQFDNGGNPIDFVYINVNNAFGRLIGLENVVGKKATEIFPGIKELHPELFEIYGRVALTGRPEMFEIEFKPLAAWFSISVYSTERGYFTTVFDNITERKRAEEALRESEYNLAAAQEVAHIGSYTWDINNHVLTWSDELYRILGLCPGQIQPSFDAYVSFIHPDDRNEALGKIMTVVNDAKVEPNEHRILRRDGSVINIQVRSKVIFNNGKPLKLHGTVHDITERKRVEEELTVAKQQAELYLDLMGHDINNMHQIALGYLELVRDMQAEECERELLDKPIEVLQRSALLIKNVRKLQKLQDGAFQNKEVDLANILSDVQREFGAMTKKTITLNLNGCEHYWVGANELLHDVFANLVSNAIKHTGDYADIRIDLDSVEEKGIRYCRVIVEDNGTGIPDEFKARVFKRLLKGSIKVKGMGLGLYLVKSLVESYNGRVWVEDRVPGDHTKGAKFVVLLPALER
- the sepS gene encoding O-phosphoserine--tRNA ligase, which codes for MKFDPEQVKTETKEDFDKAWSESTKYLTPVDPVKDYSMKMEQGKAHPVYETMNRLREAYINLGFEEMVNPIIIEESDIFKQFNYEALAVLDRVFYIGGLPRPNVGISDERFAQIEEIFGRKLTEEDKETIRTILHKYKKGEIEGDDLVADLAAGLNVQDSKIAVMIDHVFPEFKKLEPVCSRKTLRSHMTSGWFISLEALVNRRKTPVKLFSVDLVFRREQEESADRLRAYHSASCVIMDPDVNVEHGKAVAAGLLKQFGFSDFKFKPDDKRSKYYTPDTQIEVYGYHPALKGSNTKYKDGWVEIATFGIYSATALSQYNIPYPVMNLGLGVERLSMILYQAKDMRDMVYPQFQEEWVLGDKEIADMISIEMQPSTREGHDIAMSIIATCERHGTDASPCVFEAWSGTLNGKKLKVTVSEKEENKKLCGGAFLNEVYVLNGNVYGIPKGNPKFKEIEEKGVSTGIRYIDAIANAAARNIEEGVYETSVKMSRAPGDVNVLIDPVALRYIQGKKNKIDFRGPVFTSVETEITGE